One Pieris rapae chromosome 7, ilPieRapa1.1, whole genome shotgun sequence genomic window carries:
- the LOC110996963 gene encoding uncharacterized protein LOC110996963 codes for MSFVNPASGDNEIPMTEEKTENLLISKLANANTVDDKQSNEINGGEPIHEGSEIASEHENLKERIKQCRNIIESLKLELNQEKARLEMESKLQPNLDGPKVTTDPIRPLEITCPPDLYSTCVENKLTCDENLIQYEKQLQRYQNTLNMAQIEKKNAIRKHMIAKAYKLKLLEVENQCNIELLRVKQSLQCLEPLQMIANKWKTNTDEFNYDLDTFELMPRYPELHAVSGSDVSSISDSENKNKSAITSD; via the coding sequence ATGAGTTTTGTAAACCCAGCATCCGGTGACAATGAAATACCAATGACTGAAGAGAAAACTGAGAATTTACTTATATCTAAACTTGCTAACGCTAATACTGTCGATGATAAACAATCAAACGAAATCAATGGTGGAGAACCAATACACGAGGGTTCAGAAATAGCAAGTGAACACGAAAATCTTAAGGAAAGAATTAAGCAATGTCGTAATATCATAGAATCTCTAAAGTTGGAACTTAATCAAGAGAAGGCTCGCCTGGAAATGGAATCCAAACTTCAGCCCAATTTGGATGGACCGAAAGTAACAACTGATCCCATTAGACCATTGGAGATAACATGTCCTCCAGACTTGTATAGCACTTGTgtcgaaaataaattaacatgtgaCGAAAACCTTATACAATACGAAAAACAATTGCAGAGGTATCAGAATACTCTTAATATGGCACAGATTGAAAAGAAGAATGCCATAAGGAAGCATATGATTGCAAAggcttataaattaaagctGCTAGAAGTCGAAAACCAATGTAATATTGAACTGCTAAGGGTGAAGCAGAGTCTACAATGCCTTGAGCCATTGCAAATGATCGCTAATAAATGGAAAACAAACACTGATGAATTTAATTACGATTTGGACACCTTTGAGCTGATGCCGCGATATCCAGAACTTCACGCTGTATCTGGAAGCGATGTGTCCTCTATCAGTGATtctgaaaacaaaaacaaatctgCAATTACATCGGATTAA
- the LOC111002337 gene encoding 26S proteasome non-ATPase regulatory subunit 5 has protein sequence MEQYKIFIENLRCKELRLQALNDLKNLLDFTPPAHVLPVIKNVGINEIFKCLNDSDKSHVDLSCEVLKTCFNIFEPEDVLSNYITYIMYFLRHETPCVRQLAIDVIYKVFTSSPGTFSFPQHIDVFVAISQMAGDQDVGIANKAVLITSNLPQDTYSKVLEEMKILLEYNSSSKCNAFEIIVNISKKSNELFEVCKDQGYIDFMVSELETDDILYQLNLLELLSQLAIVPYGISYLIKNGLFKKMVQKLQDLKNNPLKALLITGYIKFFGTVTYHYSKEVIHEYPVLIEFLLESFDEVEQTIFPVVLDTLGVIGSTIEGKLSMVAFGSKYTLAVEKIGELIRNSGTEIKIRAIYCFANLIDIERDLKKSPADHRVTLMTREWFRSLSKQPSSVEVLFGLCKTPFPDIQFAAFIFLDAVCQHHWGQELVANCAGFIEFLLDRNVDLIKQLKEVKYDVIKRLSMSTAFDANIIMRLQTYVEQGPFFAESQLQVAIEETPS, from the exons ATGGAacagtacaaaatatttatcgaaAATCTTCGATGTAAAGAACTAAGATTGCAGGCCCTGAACGATTTGAAGAATCTTTTAGATTTCACGCCACCCGCTCACGTTTTgcctgtaattaaaaatgtaggcattaatgaaatttttaaatgcctTAATGATTCTGACAA aagtCATGTTGATTTAAGTTGTGAGgtattaaaaacatgttttaatatttttgaaccaGAGGATGTTCTAAGTAactatataacatacataatgtattttttaagacaTGAAACTCCTTGTGTTCGCCAGCTTGCAATAGATGTG ATCTACAAAGTATTTACTTCAAGTCCAGGTACATTCTCATTTCCTCAACATATAGATGTGTTTGTGGCAATTTCCCAGATGGCTGGGGACCAAGATGTTGGTATTGCAAATAAGGCCGTATTGATTACATCTAATTTACCACAGGACACTTATTCAAAGGTACTAGAAGAAATGAAGATTTTATTGGAATATAATAGCAGCAGTAAATGTAATGCTTTTGAG ATCATTgtcaatatttcaaaaaagtcAAATGAGTTATTTGAAGTCTGTAAAGACCAAGGATACATAGATTTTATGGTTTCCGAACTTGAAACAGATGACATCCTTTATCAATTGAATCTCCTAGAATTACTATCACAACTGGCGATTGTCCCTTATGGAATTTCCTATTTGATAAAGAatggattatttaaaaagatggTGCAAAAACTGCAagatcttaaaaataatccgCTTAAAGCACTTTTAATAACag gttacataaaattttttgGAACAGTAACCTATCATTATTCAAAGGAAGTTATACACGAATATCCAGTGTTGATAGAGTTTTTGCTTGAGTCAT TTGATGAAGTGGAACAGACCATTTTTCCTGTTGTGTTGGACACTCTTGGAGTAATTGGTAGTACTATTGAAGGAAAACTCTCTATGGTGGCATTTg GTAGTAAATATACTCTAGCCGTTGAGAAAATCGGCGAGTTAATAAGAAATAGCGGCACAGAGATTAAAATTCGGGCGATATATTGTTTTGCCAATTTAATAGATATCGAGCGGGACCTGAAAAAAAGTCCCGCAGATCACAGAGTGACATTAATGACACGCGAATGGTTTAGAAGTTTAAGCAAACAGCCGTCATCTGTGGAAGTGTTGTTTGGGCTTTGCAAGACTCCGTTCCCAGATATACAATTTGCtgcgtttatatttttggatGCTGTGTGCCAACATCATTGGGGCCAAGAGTTGGTCGCTAATTGTGCAg gttttataGAATTTCTTCTTGATCGCAACGTGGATTTAATAAAGCAGCTAAAGGAAGTAAAATATGATGTAATAAAGAGATTATCGATGTCCACGGCATTTGATGCTAACATTATTATGAGACTGCAAACTTATGTAGAACAAGGGCCATTCTTTGCGGAAAGTCAACTGCAAGTGGCGATAGAAGAAACTCCTTCTTAA
- the LOC110996941 gene encoding dnaJ homolog subfamily C member 9 translates to MGLLQLCEKYYNTSNLYEVLQISEKASENEVKKAYHKLSLKVHPDRVKEDEKLEATEKFKVLGAVHAILSDKEKRELYDTTKSVDDDNGNVVEDRDWSVYWRGLFKKITEEDIVAYEKEYIGSEEERKDLKNAYLAGKGDLDYIVDHVQFARSEQEPRLRGILTDMIDQGEIPSYKIFTHEPAKKRKRRHAKENCEAQEAEEYKKELVLNSGENSLELMIKQRQESRVKQMDSFLDNLAAKYSENKPKTVKRKVASKETAAKKRRK, encoded by the exons atgggtCTATTACAATTgtgtgaaaaatattataatacatccAATTTATATGAGGTTCTACAAATATCAGAAAAAGCTTCTGAAAATGAAG ttaaGAAAGCTTATCATAAATTATCCCTTAAAGTTCACCCTGATAGAGTGAAGGAAGATGAAAAATTAGAAGCTacagaaaaatttaaagttttgggGGCAGTTCATGCAATCCTTAGTGATAAAGAAAAACGAGAATTATATGACACTACCAAGAGTGTAGATGATGATAATGGCAATGTGGTAGAGGATAGAGATTGGTCAGTGTACTGGAGAGGGTTGTTCAAAAAAATCACTGAGGAAGATATAGTTGCTTATGAAAAAGAATATATCG GTTctgaagaagaaagaaaagatttaaaaaatgcatatcTAGCTGGTAAGGGGGATTTAGATTATATTGTGGATCACGTCCAATTTGCAAGATCTGAGCAAGAACCCCGACTACGAGGTATTTtaact GATATGATTGATCAAGGAGAAATTccatcatataaaatatttacacatgAGCCAGCAAAAAAGCGTAAGCGTAGACATGCTAAAGAAAATTGtgaggcacaggaggctgaagAATATAAAAAGGAGCTGGTTCTTAATTCAG GTGAAAATAGTTTGGAGTTGATGATTAAACAAAGACAAGAATCACGGGTTAAACAAATGGATTCATTTCTCGATAATTTGGCTGCAAAATATAGTGAAAATAAACCCAAGACAGTAAAACGAAAAGTAGCATCTAAAGAAACAGCAGCAAAAAAGCGAAGGAAATGA
- the LOC110996939 gene encoding zinc finger protein 830 has protein sequence MSFKSQLDKKKAQDEMRKLMIERKNKDKKPVKIQNPLAKYNSAGQLQCILCLSIVRSEHVWQVHLNSKQHRENIEKAQKLKELTKNFTDGKVKKRLSTTLSDAPQEKKIKGILKNSGECVFASLKPNNDAPVIYSHHDEQINRKPLNLVPEQNIADGSIKEKKIEEEAKFDQPIPEGFFDDPKLDAKARNIEYKDPVEEEWDKFQKEIKEEATTSAEIIAGEQEEATAERQIDEIDEQIRNWSRVLDLELKKEETKKKITDVDATSDNGESDSDADVDLNEFLDWRAKRSFS, from the exons ATGTCTTTTAAATCACAATTGGATAAGAAAAAAGCTCAAGATGAAATGCGAAAATTAATGATTGAGCGGaagaataaagataaaaagcctgtaaaaattcaaaatccaTTGGCTAAATACAATAGCGCTGGGCAGTTACAGTGTATACTTTGTTTATCAATAGTAAGATCAGAACATGTATGGCAAGTCCATCTAAATAGCAAACAACACAGGGAAAATATTGAAAAGGCCCAAAAACTCAAAGAACTGACCAAAAATTTTACTGATGGCAAAGTTAAGAAAAGATTATCTACGACTCTGTCAGATGCACcacaagaaaagaaaataaaaggaattttaaaaaattctggTGAATGTGTTTTTGCATCGCTGAAGCCCAATAATGATGCTCCTGTTATTTACTCCCATCATGATGAACAAATTAATAGGAAGCCCTTAAATTTGGTACCTGAGCAAAATATTG ctGATGGTAGCATAAAAGAGAAGAAGATTGAAGAAGAAGCAAAATTTGATCAACCAATTCCAGAGGGGTTTTTTGATGATCCTAAATTGGATGCAAAG gcaagGAACATTGAGTATAAAGATCCAGTAGAAGAAGAATGGGATAAGtttcaaaaagaaattaaagaagAAGCTACAACATCTGCTGAGATAATTGCTGGTGAACAGGAAGAAGCAACTGCTGAAAGACAAATAGATGAAATTGATGAGCAAATTAGAAATTGGTCTAG agtGTTGGATCTTGAATTGAAAaaagaagaaactaaaaagAAGATAACAGATGTTGATGCAACAAGTGACAATGGTGAAAGTGATTCAGATGCTGATGTTgacttaaatgaatttttagaTTGGCGGGCAAAAAGGTCTTTtagttaa
- the LOC110996938 gene encoding ATP-dependent (S)-NAD(P)H-hydrate dehydratase, whose protein sequence is MYMLNVKSLFYSNIRQFYIQTVTVSTMNQTKLLSLVQSCIPTLDNNKHKGQAGRIGIFGGSLEYTGAPYFSGISALKVGADLVHIFCASQAGTVIKSYSPELIVHPLLDQPNAINKITPWLERLHVIVIGPGLGRDSGILSTISALIGVIREMKIPLVIDADGLYLITQDLNLIKNFTSSVILTPNKIEYERLSDKINFAGGINELGNCVTVLKKGKTDEALSPAASVQWQYNDGGSGRRCGGQGDILSGTIATFLHWILSNKNVTFEGTDKNLLASSLACFAGSVLVRRCNEKAFKIKGRSMLASDMIPFLHDAFTELYEKKSL, encoded by the exons atgtatatgttaaatgttaaaagtttGTTCTACAGTAATATCAGACAATTTTACATTCAAACAGTAACAGTCTCAACTATGAATCAAACTAAGTTACTGAGTCTTGTACAGTCTTGTATACCTACACTGGATAATAACAAGCACAAAGGTCAAGCAGGCAGAATAGGTATTTTCGGGGGCTCATTAGAATATACTGGTGCACCTTATTTTTCAGGAATAAGTGCCCTAAAA GTTGGTGCCGACTTGGTTCACATCTTCTGTGCATCACAAGCGGGAacagtaataaaatcatatagcCCTGAGCTAATAGTTCACCCTTTGTTAGATCAGCCCAATGCTATAAACAAGATCACTCCTTGGCTTGAAAGATTACATGTAATTGTGATTGGACCTGGTTTAGGTAGAGATAGTGGGATATTGTCAACAATAAGTGCACTTATAGGTGTAATAAGAGAAATGAAAATTCCATTAGTCATTGATGCTGATGGTTTATATCTTATAACACAagatcttaatttaattaaaaattttacatcaTCTGTTATTTTAACCCCAAATAAGATTGAATATGAAAGATTgtcagataaaataaattttgctgGTGGTATAAATGAACTTGGCAATTGTGTAACTGTTTTAAAGAAAGGAAAAACAGATGAAGCTTTAAGTCCTGCTGCTTCTGTTCAATGGCAATATAATGATGGTGGTTCAGGCAGAAGGTGTGGAGGCCAAGGTGATATCTTATCAGGTACTATTGCTACATTCCTCCACTGGAttttaagcaataaaaatgtaacatttgAAGGAACAGACAAGAATTTACTGGCATCATCTCTTGCATGCTTTGCTGGATCTGTCCTTGTAAGGAGATGCAAtgaaaaagcttttaaaataaaaggacGAAGTATGTTAGCAAGTGATATGATTCCATTTTTACATGATGCTTTTActgaattatatgaaaaaaagtctttataa